The following are encoded together in the Phragmites australis chromosome 19, lpPhrAust1.1, whole genome shotgun sequence genome:
- the LOC133900695 gene encoding probable serine/threonine-protein kinase PBL8, with product MGNCGTREENAVVAAHAQVQQLHLLQDPAKNATSDRKHTHTSSDISDPSTPRKIEDAKYISIYNNVISFTLFELETITKSFRADYVLGEGGFGTVYKGYIDENVRVGLKSLPVAVKVLNKDGHQGHREWLTEVNFLGQLRHPNLVKLIGYCCEDDHRLLVYEFMFRGSLENHLFRKTATLLPWATRMSIALGAAKGLACLHNAQRPVIYRDFKTSNILLDSDYTAKLSDFGLAKAGPEGDETHVSTRVMGTYGYAAPEYVMTGHLTARSDVYSFGVVLLELLTGRKSIDKSRPSREQSLVDWALPKLNDKRRLLQIIDPKLEGQYSVRAAHKACSLAYYCLSQNPKARPLMSDVVETLEPLQGSGGSNGAGQSSGLPDYRVRRRLTGNSVHYRAIPNPKCSPAVPACRVR from the exons atgGGTAACTGCGGGACACGAGAGGAGAATGCTGTCGTCGCCGCGCACGCGCAAG TTCAGCAGCTCCACCTATTACAAGATCCTGCTAAGAATGCTACTTCAGATAGGAAGCACACCCACACCTCATCAGATATAAGTGATCCTTCAACACCTAGGAAAATTGAAGATGCCAAGTACATTTCCATATACAACAATGTGATTTCCTTCACATTGTTTGAGCTCGAGACAATCACAAAGAGCTTCCGTGCTGATTATGTTCTTGGTGAAGGAGGGTTTGGGACTGTTTACAAGGGTTACATAGATGAGAATGTCAGGGTTGGTTTGAAGTCGTTGCCTGTTGCAGTTAAGGTGCTCAACAAAGATGGACATCAAGGGCACAGAGAATGGCTT ACCGAGGTTAATTTCCTGGGGCAGTTAAGGCATCCAAATCTAGTAAAGTTGATTGGATATTGCTGCGAAGATGACCATCGGCTGCTTGTCTACGAGTTCATGTTTCGAGGAAGTCTAGAAAATCACTTATTCCGAA AGACAGCTACGCTGTTACCCTGGGCTACAAGGATGTCGATTGCACTGGGAGCTGCCAAAGGGCTTGCTTGCCTCCACAATGCTCAAAGGCCTGTCATCTACAGAGATTTCAAGACCTCAAATATTCTGCTAGACTCT GATTACACTGCTAAACTGTCTGACTTTGGCCTGGCAAAAGCTGGTCCAGAAGGTGATGAAACCCATGTATCAACTCGAGTGATGGGAACCTATGGTTATGCAGCTCCTGAATACGTGATGACAG GTCACTTGACTGCTAGAAGTGATGTCTACAGCTTCGGTGTTGTCCTTCTCGAACTCTTGACAGGGCGCAAATCCATTGACAAGTCACGGCCCAGCAGGGAGCAGAGCTTGGTTGACTGGGCCCTCCCCAAGCTCAATGATAAGAGGAGGCTTCTCCAAATCATCGACCCGAAACTAGAGGGGCAGTATTCAGTTAGAGCTGCTCACAAAGCCTGCAGTCTTGCATACTACTGCTTGAGCCAGAACCCCAAGGCAAGGCCTCTTATGAGTGACGTCGTTGAGACCCTTGAGCCATTGCAGGGCAGTGGTGGAAGTAATGGAGCTGGTCAATCTTCTGGCCTTCCTGACTATAGAGTTCGCCGCAGGCTAACAGGGAACAGCGTCCACTATAGGGCCATCCCAAACCCCAAGTGCTCCCCTGCTGTCCCTGCATGCAGAGTGAGGTGA